Genomic window (Castor canadensis chromosome X, mCasCan1.hap1v2, whole genome shotgun sequence):
TGGGGTCTCTGGGGAAGAATCTAATTCCAATCTCATTAAAATAATTGGCATAACTCCTGTCTTTGCAGCTGTAGGTCTGAGGTCCTGGTTTCTTTACTGGGTATCAGCTGGATAGCTCCTGGAGGCCACCCATATTCTTTACCATATACCTCCCTCCATCTTCAAACCCAGGAATGGAGAATTGCCATGCATCACTTCCCTCTCACTTTTCAAATCTCTCTTGCCAAAGAGTACAGTCCCCTCTAAAGTCACACCTGACAAGGCCACACTCATCCAGGATTATCTGCCTATTATCTACCTGAGCAGTGGCCTagaacttgtccatttcttctgcACCAAGCATGGCGTGGAAGACCCATGGTGCTCCATTAATATTACATAAGTCACAATATTACATACTGCAGGTCCCAAGAGGCCACCGTAGATCACCTTCCTCATGTACAAATGAgcaactgaagctcagagaactcaggagcagagctgggatgacaccCTGCTGACTGCCTCTTAAGCCTGCCATCTTCCCCACATATTCCACAGCCTATCTGAATTTCCTTCCCTGCAGCGCAGAGTATAGAGCTGGGTGTAGGCAGTGGTGGGGAGTAGAGTGATATCTCAAAGAAGACACATGGATTGTTATTTTCTAAGGTTGCAAGGTGGAGTCAATCTAACTGAATGTGGAGGCTGTGAACACACACAGAAAGGCCTGAGGTAAGTCTCTGTATCTGAGCTGGCTGTGGGCACGCACATGGTGAAAGCAACTTCCCCACAGAAAGGCCACTACAGCTGCAAAGATCCTAGGTATTTCACAGGCCAGACCTAATGCACCATAGATATACAAGACTGGGATAGTTATGGCCCAAAAGGCCCCAGGCTGAGATTCCTCTAGGCCTGCCTGAGAAGAGGGTCAAGACCCAGGCTTGGCACTGCAAACAAGAGGCAGGGGAAGTATTAAGGCCTTACACTGCTGTCTCCTTCCTATTAACCCTGAACTTTCTCTTCTCAGAATGGAGACATCACCTGAAAACCTGAGGAAGGCCTGTCCATTACTGGGCCATTTCCAAGGGCTCAAATTGCTTTTTTCTACTGCAGGAACTCCTGCTTCCCCCATTGTCCACATGCCCAGATGCCACAAGGCTTGTAAGGATGTTATGGCCTAGGTCTAATTTCATCCTCAGTGGGAAGGCTTTGCTTCGAGTATAGAACTTGGTAGCTCACGCCAGATTCCTGTTCAAGGTCACAGACAAAGGCTGTCTAGCTCTGTATGGAGCTTTCTTAGTCCTTTTTCTCTAAGCAACAAAGGCTCTTCTTTCCCTCTGCAGATAAGAGGCCATTGTGAGGCCTCCTTCACTGTCCATAAAACCCTATCTCTGTGATAAAGCCATGGTCCTTGGGGTGGGGTAAGGTGAGGGCTTCCTATGGGAATAAGCTACTGAACTCCATTTTCAGAGATGGGGAGGAAAAGTACTTAGGAGCCAATTTCTTTATGGGTAATGTGGCTATgggtatattttttctcaaagagGAAAGTCTGGCACCTGCTCATAGTGTTCATACTCTTCCTGCCTCCATCCTAGAGTTATTTCACTTCCCACACACCCTGGAATCCAGTTACTGGCCCCTCATCTCCCCTGCAACACTTCACTCTCTGGAACTTGTCATCACCTGGAATTCTACCTCTTCTGTCTTCTTAAATGCAACCATCTGACCACTGTCATGTTTCTTCCACTATTCCATTTCTCATGTATCAGCAGATTCTATCACAAGAGCTACTTACATGGTACTTACTGAATAAAATATACTACTAGTCTTAGGTTCATGAACACTTCATTTACCCCTCTTTTGGTTCCCAATCCAGTAGCTGGATCTACCCACATTTCCTCTGTTAAAAGTGGATCTGCCCTTCAGCCTAGAGCTGATGTCTTCTCCCAATAAATATGTTGATATCTTCCTGGACATAGAAAAAAGGGCAGCACATCTAATTCACTTTGCAatttcaatgtttatttctgATACCAAAACTTGACAGCACACAAGGGAAATAAAGCAATAGACAGGAACAGCAAATAAATTTATCTTGCATGCCACTTTCAGTCAACAGGATGTGGCTCTCTAGATAGCTGTGTTTAGAAGGGATCTGAGGTTTCAGCCTCACTCAGGGGAAAGACTATTGCAACTGATAAGCAATATCTGTgaacataagaaagaaaaagttaaaaaaaacaatgatagATACTACATAGTGAGGAACATAAACACCAAATAGTGATATGACTCCTAGCTTATGCACATAAATACAACCTCATCAACCCTATATCCCAAGGACCCTAACTGCTAAATCCAAAGTGATGTACTTACCCAACATCTCATTCAACCCAGAAGAAACCAATGGCACCAAAGTTGGCTGCAAAGTTGGCACTGGCTGTACCACCAGGGCCAATAATGGGGCCAGTGAAGGTCTGAGGAAATCTGGAGCGGGCATTCTGGTGGTATCTGGCCCAGAAGGTAAACGGGATTCTGGACCAGGGATCTCCAAAATCTCCTTCCTCATCCCAGGTTAGCAGCTCAAACTCAATGTCATCCCAGCTCCAGGGCCCAGACACAGCCTCATCTCCAATCCCCATTCGGGTTCTTGCTTCAGCCCGGGCCTCAGCCTCAGCTGCAGCAGCATCCAGAGCATCCAAGGCCTCATCTGCAGCCTCCATGAACTGTGCAGTCCAGTCTCGAGGATCTCTCTTCTGAACCTTGAGGCgaggaatagaaaacaaaatcaaaccaagaTATAGCCAATATATATAATGAATGTAAGTGTCCatcaaaaaatgtggtatatgtacacaatggaaattATTAGTCTCAAAAAAGGAgtcctgctgggcactggtggctcacacctgcaatcctagctacttgggaggctgagattgggaggattgcagttcaaggccagcccaggcaaatagttcttgagatcccatctccaactaaccacagaaaaatggactggatgtatggctcaagcagtagagcacctgctttgtaagctgtgaagccctgagttcaaacaccagtcccaccaaaaacaaaacaaaaacgaaaTCCTCCACATTGTGACAATATGGATTGAACTGAAGGACATTACGCTAAGTAAATAAatcagatacagaaagacaaatactatatgatctcactcatatgtagaatcgAAATAGGaagactaataaaaataaagtagaataatgGTTATCAGAGCCTGGGGTAGAGTGAGGAATGGGAAGATACTGGTTAAGGAGTGTTTCAATTAGATAAGGCGAATGTGTTTTGGTGATCTATAGTACACCATAATGACTATAGTTAATGATTGTGAATTATACATTTGAAAACTGCTAAGATATTGGCTGTAAATGATTTTACCACAGAAAATAGTATGTAAATGGATGGATATTTAATTAGTATGATTCAATCattctacaatgtatacatatcTATTATCAAAACATTATTGTATCCACAGATATGTACAAATTTTACTAgtcaatttaaataaaagaacaaaaaagtcaACACTTAAATAAATTATGTTGCACCCCATAAATGAATTCGTATTCATCAACTGTACCTTAATAAagcttggaaaaaataacttatttttcaatATCTTGGATTTTATATCCAGAACTTATTCACCTTATCTAACTGAAATTTCATACCACTTAATCAATTATCTTCCCATTCCTCAACCCACCACAGGCCCTGGCAACGTTACTTCtctgagtttgacttttttttggtggtactaggagttgaactcagggccttgcacttgttaggcaggtgtgctaccacttgagccactctgccagtcatttttgtgttggctatttttgataTAAGGTCTTACTTTATGCTGGGCCAGCCTGtactgcgatcctcctatttgtgcttaccagtgtagctggggatgacaggtgcatgccactgtatccagccattggttgagatgggtgtgtcaccaactttttgtctgggttggactagagctgcaatcctcctgatcttaacctccctagtagctaggattacaggcttaagccactgcactcagctgagtttgacttttttttagataccccatataagtgagatcatacagtatttgcctttctgtttctgagTTATCTATTTAgcaaaaaataatagtattttaaaaacctgaaacaaaaacaaaatagtacAAAACCCATAATACTATTAGTTAATGTATACTAAGTACCTAAATACGTATCAAGGACCCTATCTTGTGTTATTACTTACATAACAGCAACATACCTAGGATATCATTCTTGCTCTGGGCTTTTCCCAGCCAGTGGTACCTCATCCCTTAACCTAACAAGTCTAGACTAGTTCTTCCATTACCTCTGCAATGAATCTCAACACTTTCATCTTGCTAGTCTCATGGTAGGAACGGAGACCCCAGAGGAACTCATACTCAGGAGGGTTGCTGTTAGGCACTCGCCTGTAGTCCAGGTATCTGAAAGAACAAAAATGCCTGTGTCTACCTACCCAGGCAGAATGCATAATTATCTCAGATTTTGAAACTCATTTCATTTGATAACTCTCTTACCTCATACTCATTCCTAAACACAATCAGTGCACTTAATAATTAGGTCTTTGAATTTCTGTACCAGTGATTCTACTCTAGGTAGTCACTCAGAGCCAAGGCAGAGGTTTGTGTGGGGTCACAGAAAGGACAATACTAATCTCACACCCTCAGCTAAAGCTCTAGCTCCAAGTTCTTGTAATCTTGTCTATGAGCCACAGATAAACCCACTGTCATAATTACATTGCAGTACAAAGGCCTCTGCCTGGCCCAGTCTTGAGAATGTCTACTGTGAGGATGGTGAACAGGCTTCACTTATAAGACAGATAGATTGTAGAAACATCCAACCTCAAGGAATATATTCAAATCGGTAAACACTGTAAGAGTACAGATGTGGTTCTTTAAGCCTATGTACAGGAATAGTGTAAGAAAGAAGCTTAAGAAGGGCTTTCTTAGGCAGAACAGCACACAGAATCATGAGGGCCAGAAAAGGCCCCTTAGGCATCACTTACTTCTGCTTTACAAACTCATAGGTAAGAAGTTTTCTCAGATCTCCAAGGAGGGGATGTCTCACCctgatgataaagaaaaaaagaacataatcaAAAACTAGGACTTTgcccaaagaaaagcaaagagctTTCCAGCACAAGGTCAGAGATGAAAAGAGGCAATGAGAACAGTACTGTTTCCCCCCACCCAGGTCACATCCTTGGGCTCTGGACATCCCCAGAACGAACCCCTTCCCCCACAATGACCACCAAGTTAATGCAATCCTGAGATCATCCTCTGTTGCCAAAGGACAATTCAAACAGGCAAGAGATGAGAAAGCCCAATCATACCCAGGACGCAGTCCCATCTTGCGTAGAGCCTCCCAGAGGACAGCTGCAATGGGAGGCAAGAGGAGACAAGGCACAGAAAATGAGCATGGAAATCAGGCTGTGGACAACCCCCAGCTGCAAGTGCAGCTACTCACCCTCACTGGCACGATTGCCATTCATGAAGATGATGCCCAGAATCACTAACAGGAGACCCAGCTTGGGTGTATCTTTGGTCCTAAAGGAGtacaaaaataatgtattttcagCAGCCATTTGCAAAAGCACACCCCAGCCAGTTTACCAGTCTAACTTCTCCAATACTTTCAGCTAGGGGAAAATTATATCCCAGCTCTACCCATGACCTCCTATGTAACACTAATACCTGGACCTTGACTTTCTTGGAACTTCTACAAATAAAGCATCACTGAGAAAGGCCATTTTCCACCTCCCTTCCCATCTTACGTTCCCAGTATGCCAGCCAGGGACTCTGGGGTACTGATGAGAATATACAGGTGTTCTTCCTTGTCAATTTCCTTCAGTTGAATCCCAAATTTctacaagggaaagaaaacagactatgAAATTATAAAACCTAACATAACCTACCCATATCCAGTAACTCAGCTCCCAATGAGACTGGTCCTAAACACCTAGTATGAATCCATGATTCTTTCAGGTCCCTCATAGTTGCCTTCTTACCTTTTCCAGGACAAAGCATGCACGTTCAATGATTTCTGGATAAACATCAGTGTATTCTCGGATGATATCCCTCAGCATTTCtgtaggagagaagagggagaatttgAACTGAGTTGGGGCCACGCAGCAGTAGTCCCCTTTTTCCAGCCCTACTGTGAGTAGCATAGCCAAGGTCCTCAAGGTTGGAAAAGGAAGAACCAGTGAAGCAAGGGAGGGGACAGAAGAAGAGACGTATAAGCAAAGGGATGCCAACAGACCATAGTGAGAGCAGAGCTCAGAGAGGGGGCACTAGATGCCTACCTGAGCGCTTGATGGGCACCTTTGTGTAGTCTTTAAGCATCAGGTACTTAACCAACTTATTTGcctggggaaggagaaagaaatcatTAGTTATATTTGCAGAAAAGTTGATGGATTATAAATGAAAggacaacagtaacaaaaaagagCAGAAGAAAAAAGTGAGTAGAAAGGTACAGCTCTTACTCTTTCCTGAAGAAGAGCCACATCTCGGGGTTGTGGGGCACCTGGGTTCTGTGAGGCACGTGAGTTAGGAGATGGTCGCAGGTTAGGTGAGGGTCGCAGGTTCTGCCAATCAGGTGGAATTGGCCAATCTGCAGTGATCCAGTCAGGTGGAATTGGCCAGTCAGTGGGAAATGACCAATCAGGAGGCAGTGGCCAATCAGGAGGCATTGGCCAATCAGGAGGGCCTTGCCAGTCTGGAGGGCCCTGCCAACCTGCTGGGGTCTGCCATCCAGGTGTGGTCTGCCATCCAGGTGGATTCTGCCAGGCCATGGGGTTTGGCCAGACAACTGGGCTGGGCCAGACAATGGGGTTTGGCCAAATCACGGGATTCTGCCAGATCACAGGGCTTGGCCAGATTACTGGATTCTGCCAAGCAACTGGGTTCTGCCAGGCTGTTGAAGTCTGCCTAGCAGGAGTACTCTGACGTGCTGGTGGGGTCTGCCTGGTTGTCTGGTTTTGCCAGCTGGATGGGTTCTGCCAAGCGAGTGGAGTCTGCCAGAGCACATTAGGAGGTGCACCAGGTGGGTTCTGAGTGGTCACTGGAACTGGTGCAGATCTCCAGGTTCCTGCAGCCAGTGGGGCCCGCCTCTGATCCCCACTGCTGTTCTCTTCCACACTCAAGTTATTAATCTGCAtcatcagaaagaagaaaagttcagTCACTAGTTGGTCTGTGTGTTTACCCTATCTGCTCCAGAAGGTCCTCTAAGCCCTCACCTGTAGTGACAGCCTCACCCACAGCCACTGATTACCCTCAGTGCTTATCTTTTACTGTCTTCCAGGTAGGAGTTTCATCTCCAAACCAGGCCAAAAGCAAGCCAAGGTTGGGGCATGAGGTTTCTCCTCTTCCTATGTCCACCACTGGTTCTGCCTATAATCACCCTGAACAATCAACTCAAATCACTTCAtttagtttccttttctgtaaaattgaGACTGTGGGGCTAGGTACCAtgtcacatgcctgtgatcccagctactagggaaggAGAGATAGGCGAACCATAGTTCAATaccagcccccccccccaaaaaaaagtgagacactgtctcaaaaaacaaaccaggCATAGGGgtgtacatgcctgtgatcccagctatgccagaAGTGGAGGTAGAATGAtcccagtccaaggccagcccagggaaaaatttaattttagctaaaaattaaagcaaaaggggctgggggcatggctcaagtggtacaatgctagtaagcacaaggccctgatttcaaaccccagtcctgccaagagcaacaacaaaaaattaagacTATGATCCCTAGCTAGTACGAGGTACCTTTAAGATTTAATGAGATAACCTGTGTGCCTAGCTCAAGACCTAACACATGATAACTGCAATCAAAGTGTAAAATGAATTACACATAGATAGTATATATTATCTGGGTCCATGTATTAACTGTCCATCAATCTGTGGacactcaaaacaaaaataagcattcaCCTCAACATCCACTACAGCATATCTGAATTTAtcaacttttgttttatttagaacAAATGAACCTCAAAAAAGGAGGGAACAGACAGAAAGTGAAGCTAGCAGGGATCTCACCTTTCGAGTCCTCTTGCCCCGAATTATAGTCCGGGACTCCAGATTCTGAGTCTGGGAACCATCTGCTGATGTCTGTGCAGCTGCACCATCAGGTTCAGAGAAACCTGGGTTGGTCTCTATGTCACCCTGCGAAGTGGCCATTTTGGCCTGGATTACATTCTGGGTCTGGTAATCACCTATTGGGGCTTTAGTGGTATCATTCCATGCCTTGAAGGCTGTCTTAGGCTGGTTATTATTGGCCATCTCATTGCTATTGGGAGTCTGAGAGAAATTGTAGGTGGCATTGGGGCCCACCTTAGTAGTGGTATTCTGGGCCTTAAAGGCCACCTTAGCCTTGTTAGTAGCTAATTCACCGGTGGTTGCTGCCTGGGAAAAATCATAGGCAGCATTTGGACCCTTTGGGCTGGCATTCTGGGACTTCAAGGCTGCCTTAGGCTGAGTGTTGGGCATCTCTTTGACATTTTGAGAGAAATCATAGGCACTATCTGGCCCTTTTTTAGTAACATTCTGGGCTTTAATAGTTGTTTTAGGCCTAGCAGCAGCTGCTAAAATCTCAATGTCAGCCATATCGTTGGCAGTTGGGGGCTGTGAACTCTGGGGACTAGCAttctggcagctggcagctgctGTGCCCTGGTTGGTAGGTGGAGCCTCTGAGATCTGGATGGCCTCCATCAAGGTCTGCATAAGCAAAGCGCTGTCTTCCACAGAGGCCTCAGCCTGCAAACACAGGAGGGGGTAAAATTTAATTTCTGGGTCTCAGAACTCTGAGCAGGAGGCCAGGTGTGGGCAGCACGAGAGTTCCAGGCAAAGGATGATGCAGAAACCGAGGGCTGAGACAGACACCTAGGGAGCAAACAAAGGTCAAAGGGAGGAGGGCCGGGTAGAAACATGGTAAGGGTGGGGGATGGGCAGGAGCAAGGTGAGGGGTGGGGTGGCGCTTAACATTCAGTGGGCTTAGAAGAGAGCCTTGGAGGCTTGACTTGCAGCCAGGAGTTCAGGAGGATAAAGGGGGATGGAACCAAATGGAGAACGTAGGCAGAAGGGAGGGTCGGGAGGTAGGAGGAGGGCACGACAAACTGCTCCACACGCGTCAGGACTGTGGAAAAAAAATGGTTTCTTACCCAACCCGCATTCTCTGGGCAGATTGCCCTGACTAACAGGGTCTCCCCTTTCTCTGAGCAGGGACTCAAGGCTGAAAAGGGACGCCCCTCCCCCATTCGATAAACGTTGGTAATCTGAAAGCTAACAAAGTCTAGGCACAAAacgaaaaaaaagaaaaaagggatccGGGCATTGGGGCGATTAACGGGCCCGAAGCGGGGGTAGACAGGGACTGCACGCCGGGAAAATGGTGGGTGGGGAGCGGGTATCTCACCTGTAAACCGAGGAGGCCCGCACCACAGTCCATTTTCTGAGCCATGGCTCCTGTCCCTCTGGCAAGAGTGGAGCCTGGGGGTTGTGGGAGAGGAGCTAGGTATCATACTACAGAAGGCAAATACAAGAGGTTGaattgggggggggtgggggtgtggttTGTACGGGCGGATGAAGCGCTGGATGTGAGGCGAAACGCTCTGGATCCAGGCGGGAAAAGTGAACGAACGTCCCTACGGTGATTCGGAATCACCACAAGCTGACAAGAAGCTTCAAATCGGGTTTCGGAAAGCAGATTGAGAGCTCTGAATCCAGAGatcggggtgggggtgggggtggattcACATTTAGGAAGTTTAATGGAGGTTTTGAATCAGAGGAGTTGTTACAGATCGAGGTCGAGAAATCTCTGGAGGATTCTGTGAGGAACGGTGGGAGGGATTGGACATGGGTTCGGAGAACGAACGGGGGTTTTAAGTCACGATGGATCGGGTGGGTAATGTGATTTGGAATTTAGGCAGTGGAAGGGGAGTCAGAATCCGGGATAAAAGGATTGGGATAAAAATGCGGGGGCCGCACCAGGGGGCAGATGCCCTGTCTGGGGGCTAATCTCACCTTGCCTCCGgccccaaccccaaccccctcGTTGCCTCCCTTCTTCACGACTCAGAGGATCGGGATTGCTGTGCTTGGCTCTCAGCAGCCGCACTCTC
Coding sequences:
- the Maged1 gene encoding melanoma-associated antigen D1 isoform X2, with translation MQTLMEAIQISEAPPTNQGTAAASCQNASPQSSQPPTANDMADIEILAAAARPKTTIKAQNVTKKGPDSAYDFSQNVKEMPNTQPKAALKSQNASPKGPNAAYDFSQAATTGELATNKAKVAFKAQNTTTKVGPNATYNFSQTPNSNEMANNNQPKTAFKAWNDTTKAPIGDYQTQNVIQAKMATSQGDIETNPGFSEPDGAAAQTSADGSQTQNLESRTIIRGKRTRKINNLSVEENSSGDQRRAPLAAGTWRSAPVPVTTQNPPGAPPNVLWQTPLAWQNPSSWQNQTTRQTPPARQSTPARQTSTAWQNPVAWQNPVIWPSPVIWQNPVIWPNPIVWPSPVVWPNPMAWQNPPGWQTTPGWQTPAGWQGPPDWQGPPDWPMPPDWPLPPDWSFPTDWPIPPDWITADWPIPPDWQNLRPSPNLRPSPNSRASQNPGAPQPRDVALLQERANKLVKYLMLKDYTKVPIKRSEMLRDIIREYTDVYPEIIERACFVLEKKFGIQLKEIDKEEHLYILISTPESLAGILGTTKDTPKLGLLLVILGIIFMNGNRASEAVLWEALRKMGLRPGVRHPLLGDLRKLLTYEFVKQKYLDYRRVPNSNPPEYEFLWGLRSYHETSKMKVLRFIAEVQKRDPRDWTAQFMEAADEALDALDAAAAEAEARAEARTRMGIGDEAVSGPWSWDDIEFELLTWDEEGDFGDPWSRIPFTFWARYHQNARSRFPQTFTGPIIGPGGTASANFAANFGAIGFFWVE
- the Maged1 gene encoding melanoma-associated antigen D1 isoform X1 — translated: MAQKMDCGAGLLGLQAEASVEDSALLMQTLMEAIQISEAPPTNQGTAAASCQNASPQSSQPPTANDMADIEILAAAARPKTTIKAQNVTKKGPDSAYDFSQNVKEMPNTQPKAALKSQNASPKGPNAAYDFSQAATTGELATNKAKVAFKAQNTTTKVGPNATYNFSQTPNSNEMANNNQPKTAFKAWNDTTKAPIGDYQTQNVIQAKMATSQGDIETNPGFSEPDGAAAQTSADGSQTQNLESRTIIRGKRTRKINNLSVEENSSGDQRRAPLAAGTWRSAPVPVTTQNPPGAPPNVLWQTPLAWQNPSSWQNQTTRQTPPARQSTPARQTSTAWQNPVAWQNPVIWPSPVIWQNPVIWPNPIVWPSPVVWPNPMAWQNPPGWQTTPGWQTPAGWQGPPDWQGPPDWPMPPDWPLPPDWSFPTDWPIPPDWITADWPIPPDWQNLRPSPNLRPSPNSRASQNPGAPQPRDVALLQERANKLVKYLMLKDYTKVPIKRSEMLRDIIREYTDVYPEIIERACFVLEKKFGIQLKEIDKEEHLYILISTPESLAGILGTTKDTPKLGLLLVILGIIFMNGNRASEAVLWEALRKMGLRPGVRHPLLGDLRKLLTYEFVKQKYLDYRRVPNSNPPEYEFLWGLRSYHETSKMKVLRFIAEVQKRDPRDWTAQFMEAADEALDALDAAAAEAEARAEARTRMGIGDEAVSGPWSWDDIEFELLTWDEEGDFGDPWSRIPFTFWARYHQNARSRFPQTFTGPIIGPGGTASANFAANFGAIGFFWVE